The following are from one region of the Cloacibacterium sp. TD35 genome:
- a CDS encoding alpha-amylase family glycosyl hydrolase, whose protein sequence is MKKLFLSAMLGLSLISCTALQNQKTMTTDWKHNTNIYEVNVRQFSKEGTFKAVEKELPRLKRMGVETLWFMPITPIAQKNKKGTLGSQYAAQDYTSINPEFGTLEDFKSVINEAHKLGFKVIIDWVANHTGWDHVWTKTHPDFYLMDPKTNDFQIASGMDDIIELNYQNPKMREAMIEAMKYWVRETNIDGFRCDLASWVEVDFWQQAKPEVETIKPLFWLGEYDELDNPDYATVFDASYSWKWMHLTKEFYQKKLPLTDLTNLLSQYSTIGNKSMRAWFTTNHDENTWNGTEYEKYGEMAKTLAVFSATWNGVPLMYNGQELPLLNKRLEFFEKDPIPWNGENKLENFYKKLFELKSKNPALRGGDDQATTQILQTSAPDQVLAYIRKNGNDEVLVILNLSDSQHLKVQILDETVKGKFKSIFSGLTTDFDTKPTIEMYKWEHIVFEK, encoded by the coding sequence ATGAAAAAGCTTTTTTTATCTGCAATGTTAGGCTTGTCACTAATCTCTTGCACCGCTTTACAAAATCAGAAAACAATGACAACTGACTGGAAACATAACACCAACATTTATGAAGTAAACGTAAGACAATTTTCTAAAGAAGGGACCTTCAAAGCTGTAGAAAAAGAATTACCAAGACTTAAAAGAATGGGTGTAGAAACACTTTGGTTTATGCCAATTACACCCATCGCTCAAAAAAATAAAAAAGGAACGCTTGGTAGTCAATATGCTGCACAAGATTACACCTCTATCAATCCAGAATTTGGGACTTTAGAAGATTTTAAAAGTGTGATAAACGAAGCCCATAAATTGGGTTTTAAAGTAATTATCGATTGGGTGGCGAATCATACAGGATGGGATCATGTTTGGACCAAAACTCATCCAGATTTTTATTTGATGGATCCTAAAACCAATGATTTCCAAATTGCTTCTGGAATGGATGACATCATAGAACTCAATTATCAGAACCCAAAAATGCGTGAAGCCATGATTGAAGCCATGAAATATTGGGTAAGAGAAACGAACATTGATGGATTCAGATGTGATTTAGCTTCATGGGTAGAAGTAGATTTCTGGCAACAAGCAAAACCTGAAGTAGAAACCATAAAACCACTTTTTTGGTTAGGAGAATATGATGAATTAGACAATCCAGATTATGCTACAGTTTTTGATGCGAGTTACAGCTGGAAATGGATGCACCTTACCAAAGAGTTTTATCAGAAAAAATTACCACTTACAGATTTAACGAATCTATTATCACAATATTCTACCATCGGAAATAAAAGCATGAGAGCTTGGTTTACCACCAATCATGATGAAAATACATGGAACGGAACAGAATATGAAAAGTATGGCGAAATGGCCAAAACTCTAGCCGTGTTTTCTGCAACTTGGAATGGAGTTCCGCTGATGTACAACGGTCAAGAATTACCATTATTAAATAAGAGACTAGAATTTTTCGAGAAAGACCCAATTCCTTGGAATGGGGAAAATAAATTAGAAAATTTCTACAAAAAATTATTCGAGCTTAAATCTAAAAACCCTGCTTTGAGAGGAGGCGATGACCAAGCAACTACCCAAATTTTGCAAACCAGCGCTCCAGATCAAGTACTTGCTTATATTAGAAAAAATGGAAATGATGAAGTTTTGGTAATCCTTAATTTATCAGATTCTCAACACTTGAAAGTACAGATTTTAGACGAAACGGTAAAAGGAAAATTCAAAAGTATTTTCTCTGGTTTAACTACAGATTTTGATACAAAACCAACTATAGAAATGTACAAATGGGAACATATTGTTTTCGAAAAATAA
- a CDS encoding sensor histidine kinase, whose amino-acid sequence MKINRLSLFAACILTCAMTIVALAFNYVQQIVIADTHSFYFYLSISLVFIALLNYFVLELLFNSYGKKQIKRISDILPENILQEEENVNFQQLGERIQKNVSEIDMMKEMEDYRKEYIGNVSHELKTPLFSIQGYVETLKDGAVENLNIRDKYLERIGNSVERLLNIVTDLDQISKYEAAEISINYSVFDINALTKEIFDLLEIEAHKKSAKLVLQTSQTAIMVRADKQKISQVLTNLISNAIHYSNREEALIKVITKTEQEKVKIIVQDNGMGIKPEVLPRIFERFYRVETSRNRKDGGSGLGLAIVKHILEAHHQSITVESKYLEGTLFTFYLEKAL is encoded by the coding sequence ATGAAAATCAATAGACTTTCTCTTTTTGCAGCATGTATTCTTACTTGTGCCATGACAATAGTAGCCTTGGCTTTCAATTATGTACAGCAAATAGTGATTGCAGATACTCACTCTTTTTACTTTTATCTAAGCATCAGTCTCGTTTTTATTGCATTACTCAATTATTTCGTTTTAGAATTACTATTCAATTCGTATGGAAAGAAACAAATCAAGCGAATTTCTGATATTCTTCCCGAAAATATTCTTCAAGAAGAAGAAAATGTAAATTTTCAACAGTTAGGAGAGAGAATCCAAAAAAACGTTTCAGAAATCGACATGATGAAAGAAATGGAAGATTACCGAAAAGAATACATCGGTAATGTTTCTCATGAGCTGAAAACACCACTTTTTTCTATTCAAGGTTATGTAGAAACTCTGAAGGATGGCGCGGTAGAAAATCTTAACATCAGAGATAAGTATCTAGAACGCATCGGGAATTCTGTAGAGCGATTACTGAACATCGTCACCGATTTAGACCAAATTTCAAAATACGAAGCTGCAGAAATTTCTATCAACTATTCTGTTTTTGATATCAATGCTTTGACAAAAGAAATCTTCGATTTATTAGAAATCGAAGCGCATAAAAAATCTGCAAAATTAGTTTTGCAAACCTCGCAAACTGCTATTATGGTAAGAGCAGATAAGCAAAAAATTTCTCAAGTACTTACCAATCTTATTTCAAACGCCATTCATTATTCTAATAGGGAAGAAGCTTTGATTAAAGTAATCACTAAAACTGAGCAAGAAAAAGTGAAAATTATCGTGCAAGATAACGGAATGGGAATCAAGCCAGAAGTCTTGCCTAGAATTTTCGAAAGATTCTATAGGGTAGAAACCAGCAGAAACCGTAAAGACGGCGGTTCTGGGCTAGGTCTTGCCATCGTAAAACATATTCTAGAAGCTCATCACCAAAGTATTACTGTAGAAAGCAAATATCTAGAAGGAACACTCTTTACTTTTTATCTAGAAAAAGCTTTGTAG
- a CDS encoding IS1096 element passenger TnpR family protein, protein MVYKIRVILDSKDNIFRDIEIKEKQTLWNLHNGIKSAFSLQGDELSMFSILDEEGMEVKTVPLEDMSDDGDGEIMSDVYLMEAFQEVGDKVQFQYGLIDLWEFFCELVEIIDEKPAVNYPITVFRFGNVPLKAPGKSGGVSGKASVAAAFMDDDFADLDADFKDDFDDEFATEDEDEDDGFGDDFIDDEGDDD, encoded by the coding sequence ATGGTTTATAAAATTAGAGTAATTCTAGATTCAAAAGACAATATTTTTAGAGATATTGAAATTAAAGAAAAGCAAACCCTTTGGAACTTACATAATGGGATCAAAAGTGCTTTCAGTTTGCAGGGTGACGAGTTGTCTATGTTCAGTATTCTAGATGAAGAAGGAATGGAGGTGAAAACCGTTCCACTAGAAGATATGAGCGATGATGGAGACGGAGAAATCATGTCAGATGTTTACCTCATGGAAGCCTTCCAAGAAGTAGGAGACAAAGTGCAGTTTCAGTATGGTCTTATTGATTTATGGGAATTTTTCTGTGAATTAGTAGAGATTATAGATGAAAAACCAGCAGTAAATTATCCAATTACCGTTTTTAGATTTGGTAATGTGCCATTAAAAGCTCCAGGAAAATCTGGTGGCGTTTCTGGCAAAGCTTCTGTTGCCGCTGCTTTCATGGATGATGATTTTGCAGATTTAGACGCAGATTTTAAAGATGATTTTGATGACGAGTTTGCTACGGAAGACGAAGACGAAGATGATGGTTTTGGCGATGATTTCATCGATGATGAAGGTGATGATGATTAA